From a region of the Salminus brasiliensis chromosome 4, fSalBra1.hap2, whole genome shotgun sequence genome:
- the nt5c2a gene encoding 5'-nucleotidase, cytosolic IIa isoform X2, with protein sequence MTTSWSDRLQNYPDLPANMDGLSMKKYRREAYHRVFVNRSLAMEKIKCFGFDMDYTLAVYKSPEYESLGFDLTVERLVSIGYPQELLNFVYDPSFPTRGLVFDTMYGNLLKVDTYGNILVCAHGFNFMRGPEIRELYPNKFIQRGDTERFYILNTLFNLPETYLFACLVDFFTNCARYTSCETGFKDGDLFMSFKSMFQDVRDAVDWVHFKGSLKEKTVENLEKYVVKDAKLPLLLSRMNEVSKVFLATNSDYKYTDKIMTYLFDFPHGPKVGTPHRPWQSYFDLILVDARKPVFFGEGTVLRQVDTTTGRLKIGTYTGPLQHGIVYSGGSSDIVCDLMGAKGKDILYIGDHIFGDILKSKKRQGWRTFLVIPELAQELHVWTDKSSLFEELQSLDIFLAELYKHLDSSSNERPDISSLQRRIKKVTHDMDMCYGMMGSLFRSGSRQTLFASQVMRYADLYAATFINLLYYPFSYLFRAAHVLMPHESTVEHTHVDINDTESPMATRNRRSVDFKDYEFKRHQLTRSISEIQPPHLFPQKPQEITHCHDEDDDEEEEEEEEEEEEEEEEEEE encoded by the exons ATGACTACTTCGTGGAGTGATCGACTGCAGAACTACCCGGACCTCCCTGCCAACATGGACGGCTTGTCCATGAAGAAGTACAGGCGAGAGGCCTACCACAG AGTTTTTGTCAACAGAAGTTTGGCAATGGAGAAGATAAAATGCTTTGGCTTTGATATGGATTACACTCTAGCAG TGTATAAGTCTCCAGAGTATGAATCTCTAGGCTTTGACCTGACTGTGGAGCGACTGGTTTCCATTGGCTACCCACAAGAGCTTCTTAACTTTGTCTATGACCCATCTTTCCCAACCAG AGGCCTGGTATTCGATACAATGTATGGCAATCTATTAAAAGTGGATACTTATGGCAACATATTGGTGTGTGCCCATGGTTTTAACTTCATGCGTGG GCCAGAGATAAGGGAACTGTATCCGAACAAGTTTATCCAGCGTGGGGATACAGAACGATTCTACATCCTTAATACACTCTTTAACCTCCCTG AGACCTACCTTTTTGCCTGCTTAGTTGATTTCTTCACTAACTGCGCCAGATACACTAG CTGTGAAACTGGATTTAAAGATGGAGATCTGTTCATGTCCTTCAAAAGCATGTTCCAGGATGTCCGGGATGCAGTTGACTGGGTCCATTTTAAG GGGTCACTTAAAGAGAAGACTGTTGAAAACcttgagaaatatgtggtgaaaGAT GCCAAGCTGCCTCTGCTCCTTAGCCGCATGAATGAAGTTTCTAAAGTGTTTCTGGCCACTAACAGTGACTACAAATACACAGAT AAAATCATGACCTACTTGTTTGACTTCCCTCACGGTCCTAAA GTGGGCACACCTCATCGGCCTTGGCAGTCTTACTTTGATCTCATTCTGGTTGATGCTAGGAAGCCTGTGTTTTTTGGGGAGGGCACAGTCCTGAGACAAGTGGACACG ACCACTGGGAGGCTGAAGATTGGAACTTACACAGGACCACTGCAGCATGGCATTGTATACTCTGGTG GTTCCTCAGACATTGTGTGTGATCTAATGGGGGCGAAAGGGAAGGACATCTTGTACATTGGAGATCACATTTTTGGAGACATCCTTAAGTCCAAGAAGCGTCAGGGTTGGAGAACGTTCCTGGTGATTCCTGAGTTGGCTCAAGAGCTGCATGTGTGGACTGACAAGAGCT CTCTTTTTGAGGAACTGCAGAGTCTGGATATTTTTCTGGCGGAGCTTTACAA GCATTTGGACAGTAGCAGTAATGAGCGACCTGACATTAGTTCTCTACAGAGaaggattaag AAAGTAACTCACGACATGGATATGTGCTACGGAATGATGGGTAGTCTGTTCCGCAGTGGATCCAGGCAGACACTCTTTGCTTCACAGGTGATGCGCTACGCTGACCTGTATGCTGCCACTTTCATCAACCTACTCTACTACCCCTTCAGCTACCTGTTTAGAGCAGCCCATGTACTG ATGCCTCATGAGTCCACCGTAGAACACACTCATGTGGACATCAATGACACAGAGTCACCTATGGCAACACGCAACCGTCGCTCTGTAGACTTCAAAGATTACGAGTTTAAGAGGCACCAGCTGACGCGCTCCATCAGTGAGATTCAGCCTCCACACTTGTTTCCTCAAAAACCACAGGAGATCACTCACTGccatgatgaggatgatgatgaggaggaagaggaggaagaggaggaagaggaggaggaggaggaggaagaggaagaataG
- the pcgf6 gene encoding polycomb group RING finger protein 6 yields the protein MDDSCGRDESCGDTHDSFTEAFNSKTPQEKHDNDDEPLLPLKEFYPYIRCALCTGFFIDATTITECLHTFCKSCIVKHFFYSNRCPNCDTVVHQTQPLYNIRPDRQLQDIVYKMIPSLEEVERTRMCAFYKERGLVVPKPVVAPVLLPAKPPKQKQKDMVPQSVFTIPPELDVSLMLEFVGAEKGIENYKPLERKYVRVSGEATIRHVELFIRRKMELSPDLQVDVVCGEHLLEQYQSLREVKSTMGANALQDGMLVLQFGLVLPGQ from the exons ATGGACGACAGCTGTGGGAGAGACGAAAGTTGTGGTGATACCCACGACTCGTTTACTGAGGCTTTTAACAGCAAGACGCCTCAGGAAAAGCATGACAACGACGACGAG CCTCTACTGCCTCTTAAGGAGTTTTATCCCTATATTCGCTGCGCTCTCTGCACCGGATTCTTCATCGATGCCACTACCATCACTGAATGTCTTCATACAT TCTGTAAAAGTTGCATTGTCAAGCACTTTTTCTACAGCAACAGGTGTCCAAACTGTGACACAGTCGTCCACCAAACTCAGCCACTGTACAATATAAG ACCTGACAGACAATTACAAGACATTGTTTATAAGATGATTCCAAGTTTGGAAGAAG TGGAGAGGACCCGAATGTGTGCATTTTACAAAGAGAGAGGACTTGTAGTGCCAAAACCAG TGGTAGCACCAGTTCTACTTCCAGCAAAGCCTccgaaacagaaacagaaagacatgGTGCCACAGTCTGTTTTTACCATTCCTCCAGAACTAGATGTATCTCTGATGCTGGAATTTGTTGG GGCTGAGAAGGGCATTGAGAATTATAag CCCCTGGAGAGAAAGTATGTGCGTGTATCAGGTGAAGCCACTATTCGGCATGTGGAACTCTTTATCAGAAGAAAGATGGAACTGAGTCCTGATTTGCAG GTGGATGTTGTTTGTGGGGAGCATCTCTTAGAGCAGTACCAGTCTCTGAGAGAAGTGAAAAGCACAATGGGTGCAAATGCTCTTCAA GATGGAATGCTGGTTTTACAGTTTGGACTTGTGCTTCCTGGTCAGTGA
- the inaa gene encoding internexin neuronal intermediate filament protein, alpha a, whose protein sequence is MSYGSDAHLSSSYRKLFGETRFTPGSSSRIRTTMSSGGFRTPSVSRSLSLGSYRRPGRSVFSPAPGEIAPLDISQTSALNSEVKIIRTNEKEQLQGLNDRFATFIEKVRSLEQQNKVLEAELVTLRQKHSEPSRLAELYQREIRELRAQLDEASGERDRTLLERDGVEDELQKLRAKYDGEARARDEAEQALRSYRKDVDDATVARLELERRVESLLDEMDFMRKVHDEEVAELTAMMQAAQVSVELDTTKLDLTSALKEIRGQYESLASKNLQSAEEWYKAKFANLNEQATKTNEVMRATREEMSDYRRQLQSKTVEMETLRGTNESLERQMREMEDGHNAEVAGFQETISHLELELRNTKSEMAHHLRDYQDLLNVKMALDIEIAAYRKLLEGEETHFGAGIAYSSINHDISSLHYGYQGRPFTSSSRNPKKEKDDEQGKSKTGAQQETTGEFTEETSKNKENDLVDVNSN, encoded by the exons ATGAGTTACGGTTCAGACGCCCACCTGTCCTCCTCCTACCGAAAACTATTCGGGGAAACCCGCTTTACGCCGGGTTCCTCGTCTCGAATAAGGACTACCATGTCGTCGGGCGGCTTCCGGACGCCGTCCGTGTCCCGCAGCCTTTCTCTGGGCTCGTACCGGAGGCCCGGCCGGTCTGTCTTCTCTCCGGCGCCCGGAGAAATCGCCCCCCTGGACATATCCCAGACGTCAGCGCTCAACAGCGAAGTGAAGATCATACGAACAAACGAGAAAGAGCAGCTGCAGGGCCTGAACGACCGCTTCGCCACCTTCATCGAGAAGGTGCGCAGCCTGGAGCAGCAGAACAAAGTGCTGGAGGCCGAGTTGGTGACGCTGCGCCAGAAGCACAGCGAGCCGTCCAGACTGGCCGAGCTGTACCAGCGCGAGATCAGGGAGCTGCGCGCGCAGCTGGACGAGGCGAGCGGTGAGAGGGACCGAACCCTTCTCGAGAGGGACGGAGTAGAGGATGAGCTGCAGAAGCTCCGGGCCAAGTACGATGGCGAGGCGAGAGCGCGCGACGAGGCCGAGCAGGCGCTCCGGTCCTACAGGAAAGACGTGGACGACGCCACAGTGGCGCGCCTGGAGCTGGAGAGGAGGGTCGAGTCGCTGCTGGACGAGATGGATTTCATGAGGAAGGTGCACGACGAGGAGGTGGCCGAGCTCACCGCTATGATGCAGGCGGCGCAGGTGTCCGTGGAGTTGGACACGACCAAGCTTGACCTCACCTCGGCGCTCAAGGAGATCCGCGGACAGTACGAGTCGCTGGCGTCCAAAAACCTGCAGTCAGCTGAGGAGTGGTACAAGGCCAAGTTTGCCAACCTGAACGAGCAAGCCACGAAAACCAACGAGGTTATGAGAGCCACGAGGGAGGAAATGAGTGACTACAGGAGGCAGCTCCAGTCTAAAACTGTTGAAATGGAGACCCTAAGAGGCACGAACGAGTCGCTGGAACGCCAAATGCGAGAGATGGAGGATGGGCACAACGCTGAGGTCGCAGGTTTTCAG GAAACAATTAGTCATCTGGAACTTGAACTGAGAAACACCAAGAGTGAGATGGCCCATCACCTGAGGGATTACCAGGATTTACTCAATGTCAAGATGGCTCTGGATATTGAAATTGCAGCATACAG AAAACTGCTTGAAGGAGAGGAGACCCATTTTGGTGCTGGGATAGCTTATTCTAGCATCAACCACGACATATCCAGCTTGCACTACGGCTACCAGGGTCGACCTTTCACCAGCTCATCCCGCAATCCTAAGAAAGAGAAGGATGATGAGCAGGGCAAATCGAAGACAGGAGCTCAACAGGAGACCACTGGAGAATTCACTGAGGAGACCTCAAAGAACAAAGAGAATGATCTGGTGGATGTCAATTCAAATTAG
- the polr1c gene encoding DNA-directed RNA polymerases I and III subunit RPAC1, whose translation MMAAPMRNVDEIRDRVILGEFGVRNVHSTDFPGNYPGYDDTWDLGKFQKNFRLDVVHMDENTLEFDMVGIDAAIANAFRRILLAEVPTMAIEKVFIYNNTSIIQDEILAHRLGLIPIKADPRLFEYRNAGDEEGTEIDTIQLQLKIKCSRNMRAAKDSSDPKELYLNHMVYSKDITWVPIGNQADVFADAKIGPVHDDILLAQLRPGQELDIVMHCVKGIGKDHAKFSPVATASYRLLPEITLLQTVEGEKAERLKRCFSAGVIEVKNINGKQMAKVVNSRLDTCSREVLRHEDLKNLVKIGRVRDHFIFSVESTGILPPDVLVSEAINVLIAKCQKFLTELESSEME comes from the exons ATGATGGCGGCGCCTATGAGAAACGTGGATGAGATCCGTGACAGAGTGATTTTGGGTGAATTTGGAGTTAGAAAT GTCCATTCCACAGATTTCCCAGGAAATTATCCAGGTTATGATGACACATGGGACCTCGGGAAATTCCAAAAG AACTTTAGGCTCGACGTTGTTCATATGGATGAAAACACTCTGGAGTTTGATATGGTGGGAATAGATGCTGCCATTGCCAATGCTTTTCGTCGGATATTGCTTGCTGAG GTTCCAACTATGGCAATTGAGAAGGTTTTCATTTACAACAATACATCTATCATTCAGGATGAGATCCTAGCCCATAGACTTGGTTTGATACCCATTAAAGCTGATCCTCGTCTTTttgagtacagaaatgctg GTGATGAAGAAGGTACAGAAATTGATACAATTCAGCTTCAGTTAAAGATCAAATGCTCACGGAATATGAGAGCTGCAAAAGACTCATCAGATCCCAAAGAACTGTACTTGAATCACATGG TGTATTCAAAGGACATAACATGGGTACCTATTGGCAACCAAGCGGATGTGTTTGCTGATGCTAAGATTGGTCCGGTACATGATGACATCCTCTTGGCGCAGCTTCGGCCAGGACAAGAGCTTGACATAGTTATGCACTGTGTTAAAGGAATAG GCAAAGACCATGCCAAGTTTTCCCCAGTAGCCACAGCTAGCTACAGGTTGCTTCCTGAGATCACGTTACTGCAGACTGTTGAAGGAGAGAAAGCTGAGAGACTAAAGCGCTGCTTCTCGGCTGGAGTCATtgaagtgaagaacattaaTG GAAAACAGATGGCCAAAGTGGTCAACAGTCGTCTAGACACATGCAGCAGGGAAGTGCTCAGACATGAAGATCTAAAGAATTTGGTAAAAATAGGACGAGTGCGGGATCACTTCATAT TCTCAGTGGAGTCTACTGGAATTCTACCACCTGATGTCCTGGTCAGTGAGGCAATTAATGTACTTATTGCCAAGTGCCAGAAATTCCTGACTGAGCTGGAGTCTTCTGAAATGGAATAG
- the nt5c2a gene encoding 5'-nucleotidase, cytosolic IIa isoform X1, with product MTTSWSDRLQNYPDLPANMDGLSMKKYRREAYHSLPRELAQCHPAMRVFVNRSLAMEKIKCFGFDMDYTLAVYKSPEYESLGFDLTVERLVSIGYPQELLNFVYDPSFPTRGLVFDTMYGNLLKVDTYGNILVCAHGFNFMRGPEIRELYPNKFIQRGDTERFYILNTLFNLPETYLFACLVDFFTNCARYTSCETGFKDGDLFMSFKSMFQDVRDAVDWVHFKGSLKEKTVENLEKYVVKDAKLPLLLSRMNEVSKVFLATNSDYKYTDKIMTYLFDFPHGPKVGTPHRPWQSYFDLILVDARKPVFFGEGTVLRQVDTTTGRLKIGTYTGPLQHGIVYSGGSSDIVCDLMGAKGKDILYIGDHIFGDILKSKKRQGWRTFLVIPELAQELHVWTDKSSLFEELQSLDIFLAELYKHLDSSSNERPDISSLQRRIKKVTHDMDMCYGMMGSLFRSGSRQTLFASQVMRYADLYAATFINLLYYPFSYLFRAAHVLMPHESTVEHTHVDINDTESPMATRNRRSVDFKDYEFKRHQLTRSISEIQPPHLFPQKPQEITHCHDEDDDEEEEEEEEEEEEEEEEEEE from the exons ATGACTACTTCGTGGAGTGATCGACTGCAGAACTACCCGGACCTCCCTGCCAACATGGACGGCTTGTCCATGAAGAAGTACAGGCGAGAGGCCTACCACAG CTTACCACGGGAACTGGCCCAATGTCATCCTGCTATGAG AGTTTTTGTCAACAGAAGTTTGGCAATGGAGAAGATAAAATGCTTTGGCTTTGATATGGATTACACTCTAGCAG TGTATAAGTCTCCAGAGTATGAATCTCTAGGCTTTGACCTGACTGTGGAGCGACTGGTTTCCATTGGCTACCCACAAGAGCTTCTTAACTTTGTCTATGACCCATCTTTCCCAACCAG AGGCCTGGTATTCGATACAATGTATGGCAATCTATTAAAAGTGGATACTTATGGCAACATATTGGTGTGTGCCCATGGTTTTAACTTCATGCGTGG GCCAGAGATAAGGGAACTGTATCCGAACAAGTTTATCCAGCGTGGGGATACAGAACGATTCTACATCCTTAATACACTCTTTAACCTCCCTG AGACCTACCTTTTTGCCTGCTTAGTTGATTTCTTCACTAACTGCGCCAGATACACTAG CTGTGAAACTGGATTTAAAGATGGAGATCTGTTCATGTCCTTCAAAAGCATGTTCCAGGATGTCCGGGATGCAGTTGACTGGGTCCATTTTAAG GGGTCACTTAAAGAGAAGACTGTTGAAAACcttgagaaatatgtggtgaaaGAT GCCAAGCTGCCTCTGCTCCTTAGCCGCATGAATGAAGTTTCTAAAGTGTTTCTGGCCACTAACAGTGACTACAAATACACAGAT AAAATCATGACCTACTTGTTTGACTTCCCTCACGGTCCTAAA GTGGGCACACCTCATCGGCCTTGGCAGTCTTACTTTGATCTCATTCTGGTTGATGCTAGGAAGCCTGTGTTTTTTGGGGAGGGCACAGTCCTGAGACAAGTGGACACG ACCACTGGGAGGCTGAAGATTGGAACTTACACAGGACCACTGCAGCATGGCATTGTATACTCTGGTG GTTCCTCAGACATTGTGTGTGATCTAATGGGGGCGAAAGGGAAGGACATCTTGTACATTGGAGATCACATTTTTGGAGACATCCTTAAGTCCAAGAAGCGTCAGGGTTGGAGAACGTTCCTGGTGATTCCTGAGTTGGCTCAAGAGCTGCATGTGTGGACTGACAAGAGCT CTCTTTTTGAGGAACTGCAGAGTCTGGATATTTTTCTGGCGGAGCTTTACAA GCATTTGGACAGTAGCAGTAATGAGCGACCTGACATTAGTTCTCTACAGAGaaggattaag AAAGTAACTCACGACATGGATATGTGCTACGGAATGATGGGTAGTCTGTTCCGCAGTGGATCCAGGCAGACACTCTTTGCTTCACAGGTGATGCGCTACGCTGACCTGTATGCTGCCACTTTCATCAACCTACTCTACTACCCCTTCAGCTACCTGTTTAGAGCAGCCCATGTACTG ATGCCTCATGAGTCCACCGTAGAACACACTCATGTGGACATCAATGACACAGAGTCACCTATGGCAACACGCAACCGTCGCTCTGTAGACTTCAAAGATTACGAGTTTAAGAGGCACCAGCTGACGCGCTCCATCAGTGAGATTCAGCCTCCACACTTGTTTCCTCAAAAACCACAGGAGATCACTCACTGccatgatgaggatgatgatgaggaggaagaggaggaagaggaggaagaggaggaggaggaggaggaagaggaagaataG